A window from Mya arenaria isolate MELC-2E11 chromosome 9, ASM2691426v1 encodes these proteins:
- the LOC128202758 gene encoding uncharacterized protein LOC128202758, producing MMALNNSGTRNGTVLTPFDVPISEITRSKDYLNLKNWTVGSKDATKSFRFMFVRNPFDMLFSLYVDKLVGPNPYFSRFSQTNKKQCGYANITFRQLLEHVIFTDKKGKSLDCHVAKWDACLPCEVNYTYIGKMETFKEDTSVILSALGQVKSLDAMKAKFTDLHAHDAIQYSVSGPFEWRKNIVKCMSWPDALCRVWRKLQIRGVIGTTGFSLSELEAESINRTDHINVLKKVREKSRASERRIIKQLSFIEAYRNIPAEILDSIKHVYRHEFNLFNFNDDTEIFRQFDQYKAIGFFNYSHIDRDIRFYT from the coding sequence ATGATGGCGCTTAACAACAGTGGTACACGCAATGGGACAGTATTGACTCCTTTTGATGTGCCCATCTCAGAAATAACTCGTTCAAAAGATTATTTGAACCTTAAAAACTGGACTGTTGGTAGTAAAGACGCAACCAAAAGTTTTCGATTTATGTTTGTTAGGAACCCTTTTGATATGCTGTTTTCACTTTACGTAGATAAACTTGTTGGACCTAATCCGTATTTCAGTAGGTTTTCACAAACTAACAAGAAACAATGTGGATATGCGAATATCACGTTCCGACAACTGCTTGAACATGTGATTTTCACGGATAAGAAGGGGAAATCTCTCGACTGTCATGTTGCCAAGTGGGATGCGTGTTTACCATGTGAAGTAAACTACACATATATAGGCAAAATGGAAACGTTTAAAGAAGATACTTCAGTTATATTGTCGGCTCTTGGGCAGGTCAAGAGTCTAGATGCAATGAAAGCCAAATTCACTGACCTCCACGCCCATGACGCTATTCAATATTCAGTATCTGGACCTTTCGAATGGCgtaaaaacattgttaagtGCATGTCATGGCCAGATGCCCTGTGTAGGGTCTGGCGGAAGTTGCAGATTCGAGGAGTTATAGGGACTACGGgattttcgctctccgaattaGAGGCAGAGTCTATTAATAGGACTGATCATATAAACGTTCTTAAGAAAGTTAGGGAGAAAAGTAGAGCAAGCGAAAGACGTATAATTAAGCAGTTATCTTTCATTGAAGCATACAGGAATATTCCTGCAGAAATATTAGAcagtattaaacatgtttatagacatgaatttaatttattcaattttaacgATGATACTGAAATATTTCGCCAATTTGATCAATACAAAGCAATAGGTTTCTTTAATTACTCCCACATCGATCGTGATATTAGGTTTTATACTTAA